In a genomic window of Myxococcaceae bacterium JPH2:
- a CDS encoding ParA family protein: MPSIAFCTIKGGVGKTTLCAHVAAALADAGHRVLLLDLDPQAHASLVLGLESREGPCVADALGARPARRLDDVVVASPKRPGLFIAPGAPRMATQERELFQWGHRLQAIPRALKTLSWTPDVVLVDTPPSISAFTEAVLSYADLVVAPVPTGAFALQGLGEIETAWREIREQGGELVAAINLWDRRTTATNDAMDEALKDSTVPVLRTRIPRSESINQAGLGYEVVFDTSPAAPGVQDLRALAQELARRAGLR, from the coding sequence ATGCCGTCGATCGCGTTCTGCACCATCAAGGGAGGGGTCGGGAAGACCACCCTCTGCGCGCACGTGGCCGCGGCCCTGGCGGACGCGGGGCACCGGGTGCTGCTGTTGGATCTGGATCCTCAGGCCCATGCCTCGCTCGTGCTGGGGCTGGAGTCACGTGAGGGGCCGTGCGTGGCGGATGCGCTGGGGGCTCGGCCCGCGCGCCGGCTGGATGACGTGGTGGTGGCGTCTCCCAAGCGGCCGGGGTTGTTCATCGCGCCCGGAGCGCCGCGCATGGCCACGCAAGAGCGCGAGCTGTTCCAGTGGGGACACCGCCTTCAGGCAATTCCGCGCGCGCTCAAGACGCTGAGCTGGACGCCGGACGTGGTGCTGGTGGACACGCCGCCGAGCATCAGCGCGTTCACCGAGGCGGTGCTGAGCTACGCGGACCTCGTGGTCGCCCCCGTGCCCACCGGAGCGTTCGCGCTCCAGGGGCTGGGTGAGATTGAGACGGCGTGGCGCGAGATTCGCGAGCAGGGCGGCGAGCTGGTGGCGGCGATCAACCTGTGGGATCGCCGGACCACCGCCACCAACGATGCGATGGACGAGGCGCTGAAGGACTCGACCGTCCCCGTGCTGCGCACGCGCATCCCCCGTTCGGAGTCCATCAACCAGGCGGGGCTGGGCTACGAGGTCGTGTTCGACACGAGCCCCGCGGCGCCCGGAGTTCAGGATCTGCGCGCGCTGGCGCAGGAGCTGGCCAGGCGCGCGGGGCTGCGCTGA
- a CDS encoding MBL fold metallo-hydrolase: protein MEIRFFGVRGSIAVSGSRIGGNTACVEVTSQGHRIILDAGTGIRGLGEVMLREGAPQKATLFFSHLHWDHVQGFPFFTPAYLPTTELTLYGPGSNGAQALESTLAQQMQPPQFPVPLSTMRSKMTFGSAEHGRTVETGPFCVTPLDVPHPNGCMAYRVEADGHAFVYATDVELSPGQLVPDIARGFEGVDALCLDAQYTQEEYDGRKGMPKKGWGHSTNLDAARVAATVGAGRLLLFHHDPSHPDEVVEDMAQQARAYFAPTEPAREGQRLLLGRAAGA, encoded by the coding sequence ATGGAAATCCGCTTCTTCGGAGTTCGGGGCAGCATCGCGGTGTCGGGCTCGCGCATCGGGGGGAACACGGCCTGCGTGGAAGTGACGAGCCAGGGGCACCGGATCATCCTCGACGCGGGGACGGGCATCCGCGGGCTGGGCGAGGTGATGCTGCGCGAGGGCGCGCCGCAGAAGGCCACGCTGTTCTTCTCGCACCTGCATTGGGATCACGTGCAGGGCTTCCCCTTCTTCACGCCGGCGTACCTGCCCACCACCGAGCTGACGCTGTACGGCCCGGGCAGCAATGGGGCGCAGGCGCTGGAGTCCACGCTCGCGCAGCAGATGCAGCCGCCGCAGTTCCCGGTGCCGCTGTCCACCATGCGCTCGAAGATGACCTTCGGATCCGCCGAGCATGGGCGGACGGTGGAGACGGGGCCGTTCTGCGTGACGCCGTTGGATGTGCCTCACCCGAACGGGTGCATGGCCTACCGCGTGGAGGCGGATGGACACGCGTTCGTCTACGCCACGGACGTGGAGCTGTCGCCTGGGCAGCTGGTGCCGGACATCGCGCGCGGCTTCGAGGGCGTGGACGCGCTGTGCCTGGATGCCCAGTACACGCAGGAGGAGTACGACGGGCGCAAGGGCATGCCGAAGAAGGGCTGGGGCCACTCGACGAACCTGGACGCCGCGCGGGTGGCCGCCACCGTGGGCGCCGGCCGGCTCTTGCTCTTCCATCATGATCCGTCCCACCCGGACGAGGTCGTGGAGGACATGGCCCAGCAGGCGCGCGCGTACTTCGCGCCCACCGAGCCGGCGCGCGAGGGCCAGCGACTGCTCCTGGGCCGCGCCGCGGGCGCGTGA